From the Rhodopirellula islandica genome, one window contains:
- a CDS encoding cytochrome c oxidase assembly factor Coa1 family protein has protein sequence MSQTPVSDPFQPQPAYTEPKRSNTGCILLGLGGGCLVALLVCGGLIGTGVFGVFAMIKSSEPYTESLTKAQSKVELQSVIGEPIEPSALVQGNIQLKNDDGDANLNYSVSGPNGSATVHVIGTKADGSWDYSRMDATTADGTTIDLLAD, from the coding sequence ATGTCTCAAACGCCAGTCTCCGATCCTTTCCAACCCCAACCTGCGTACACCGAACCCAAGAGGTCCAACACAGGCTGTATCCTGCTTGGCTTGGGTGGAGGTTGCCTGGTCGCCTTGTTGGTTTGCGGCGGCTTGATTGGAACCGGGGTCTTCGGTGTCTTCGCGATGATCAAATCGAGTGAACCGTACACCGAATCTCTCACCAAAGCCCAATCCAAGGTGGAATTGCAGTCCGTGATCGGAGAACCGATCGAGCCTTCGGCACTGGTCCAAGGAAACATCCAACTCAAGAATGATGACGGCGACGCGAATTTGAACTATTCGGTGAGCGGACCAAACGGATCAGCGACGGTTCATGTGATCGGAACCAAAGCCGATGGAAGCTGGGACTACAGCAGAATGGATGCCACCACCGCTGACGGGACGACGATTGACTTGTTGGCCGACTAG
- a CDS encoding ISL3 family transposase — MLILYFVGMNDLNQHYRLLLGLSDDWKVVGVELELSANQVIIDLEHSGGKLCCPECSASCSRSDTAPKRRWRHLDTMQFATEIRAAVPRSKCPTCGVKTISVPWAGKHSRFTLMFESFAIRVLQAAANVSRAAELLRLSWDSVHCLIERAVQRGLDRRSLDSVHHVGMDEKSLGKGHDYVSVMTDIDHRRVLDVSKDRTIAAADELWQTLNESQRNEVESASMDMWPAFMTSGKKNAPNAEIVHDKFHVSKYLGEAVDKVRLQEQRELKGEGDERLTGLRQMLLYNEENLSEDQRINLQILQKSDLRTGRAWALKENFRHFWDCNGQAAGQRFFDGWYRWAMRNRLEPIKKVARMLRGHLPGLMSYFNHYVTNALSEGFNSKIQSIKSAARGFRSFKNYRLRILFYCGKLGLNPVVSGH; from the coding sequence GTGTTGATTCTGTACTTTGTTGGGATGAACGATCTGAACCAGCACTACCGACTACTTCTTGGGCTCAGTGACGATTGGAAAGTCGTCGGCGTCGAGCTCGAACTCTCGGCCAACCAAGTCATCATCGACCTGGAACATTCGGGTGGCAAGCTTTGCTGCCCTGAATGCTCTGCATCTTGCTCACGAAGCGATACAGCTCCGAAGCGAAGATGGCGTCATCTGGATACGATGCAATTCGCGACCGAGATTCGAGCAGCGGTTCCGCGAAGCAAGTGCCCCACCTGCGGAGTCAAGACCATCTCGGTTCCTTGGGCCGGCAAGCACTCTCGGTTCACGCTGATGTTTGAGTCTTTCGCCATCCGTGTTCTGCAAGCGGCGGCCAATGTCTCCCGCGCCGCTGAGCTTCTCAGGTTGAGTTGGGATAGCGTTCATTGCCTGATCGAACGTGCGGTGCAAAGGGGACTGGATCGGCGTTCTCTGGACTCGGTTCACCATGTCGGGATGGATGAAAAGAGTCTTGGAAAAGGGCACGATTATGTCTCCGTGATGACGGACATTGATCATCGCCGTGTTCTCGATGTCTCGAAAGACCGTACCATCGCCGCGGCGGACGAACTCTGGCAAACACTCAACGAAAGCCAGCGAAATGAAGTCGAATCAGCCTCGATGGACATGTGGCCGGCGTTCATGACTAGCGGAAAAAAGAACGCCCCCAACGCAGAGATCGTCCATGATAAATTTCACGTCAGCAAGTATCTCGGCGAAGCGGTCGACAAGGTGCGTCTTCAAGAACAGCGAGAACTCAAAGGCGAGGGCGACGAACGTCTGACAGGGCTTCGCCAGATGCTTCTCTACAATGAAGAGAACCTGAGTGAGGATCAGCGAATCAATCTTCAGATCCTGCAAAAGAGCGACCTTCGCACGGGACGAGCCTGGGCCCTGAAGGAGAACTTTCGACACTTCTGGGACTGCAACGGCCAGGCTGCTGGGCAGCGATTCTTTGATGGCTGGTACCGTTGGGCGATGCGTAATCGCTTGGAACCGATCAAGAAGGTCGCGAGAATGCTCAGGGGACACCTTCCAGGCCTGATGAGCTACTTCAATCACTACGTCACGAACGCTCTTTCAGAAGGATTCAATAGCAAGATCCAGTCGATCAAATCCGCCGCACGAGGCTTTCGTTCGTTCAAGAACTACCGTTTGAGAATCCTCTTCTATTGCGGCAAGCTCGGTCTCAACCCCGTCGTCTCTGGCCACTAA
- a CDS encoding response regulator transcription factor, which produces MSDPHATVYIVDDDESVRTAKARLLKSVGLRVELFGSARDFLDHQRADVAGCLLLDVRMPGLSGLDMQERLKETQEDLPIVFMSAHGDIPMSVRAMKAGATDFLPKPVDDQKLLDAVGQAIDQNILARRGNGELGRIRTRLESLTPREREVLTLVVEGLPNKQIASRLVISQPTVKSHRRNVMEKMAASSIAELARMVEKSTQASSKG; this is translated from the coding sequence ATGTCCGACCCCCACGCCACCGTTTACATCGTTGACGACGATGAGTCCGTCCGAACTGCCAAGGCACGTTTGCTGAAGTCAGTCGGGCTGCGCGTGGAACTGTTCGGCTCGGCTCGTGATTTTCTCGATCACCAGCGTGCTGACGTCGCCGGTTGCTTGTTGCTCGACGTCCGCATGCCGGGACTGAGCGGGTTGGACATGCAAGAACGTTTGAAGGAGACCCAAGAGGACCTGCCGATCGTTTTCATGAGCGCCCACGGTGACATTCCGATGTCTGTCCGGGCGATGAAGGCGGGTGCCACTGATTTTTTGCCCAAACCCGTCGACGATCAAAAATTGCTCGACGCGGTGGGACAGGCGATCGACCAAAACATCTTGGCACGACGTGGCAACGGCGAACTGGGGCGAATCCGAACACGCCTGGAATCATTGACACCACGTGAACGCGAAGTCTTGACATTGGTCGTTGAAGGATTGCCCAATAAACAGATCGCCAGCCGCCTCGTTATCTCTCAGCCGACGGTCAAAAGCCATCGTCGAAACGTCATGGAAAAGATGGCAGCCTCTTCGATCGCCGAGTTGGCTCGGATGGTCGAGAAGTCAACGCAGGCCTCATCGAAAGGATGA
- a CDS encoding arylsulfatase yields the protein MSKGKNTMALTQAALLALFGLVATVTTVRAADQPNIVVLISDDTGYGDLGCYGGGAGRGMPTPNLDRLADEGMQFWSFYGQASCTAGRAAMITGRYPNRSGMTTVAFQGQGGGLPAAEWTYASILKKAGYNTFFAGKWHLGEDDYAMPTAHGFDVMRNAFLYHLNAYTYPLESFNPSMEPELREAFAKITTGILDGEAGKPAREVAKVTDDNIAEIDVMTTKASIEYLEKFAKEDKPFLMSINFAKNHQPNLPAEGYELKSPAKSKYGDCVVELDDNIGKIMDKIRELGIDDNTLVFYTVDNGAWQDVHPDAGYTPFRGSKGTAREGGHRVPAIAWWPGKIKPDTDSHEIVGGLDMLATFASVAGIELPKQDREGEPIVFDSQDMTPLLTGKADEWTRNKWYYFTESDLSPDAIRFGKWKAVFNQRGDNGAQAGSDAPGAELGWRGPQKYAATVPAVYDLWQDPQERYDLFMNSFTEKTWTMVLFNKATSELMQTYEKNPPRKLQSETYTGPMTIERFRKVDEIKSLLKKKGIDLKELQD from the coding sequence GTGTCTAAAGGTAAAAACACGATGGCGTTGACTCAGGCGGCGCTACTCGCTCTTTTCGGATTGGTGGCAACCGTGACAACGGTTCGAGCCGCTGACCAACCCAACATTGTCGTGCTGATTTCAGACGACACCGGGTACGGCGACCTCGGTTGCTATGGCGGAGGTGCCGGCCGCGGGATGCCAACGCCCAACTTGGACCGGTTGGCCGATGAAGGCATGCAGTTCTGGTCGTTCTACGGCCAAGCGAGTTGCACGGCTGGCCGAGCCGCGATGATCACGGGTCGCTACCCGAACCGCAGCGGCATGACGACGGTCGCCTTCCAAGGCCAAGGCGGTGGTTTGCCGGCCGCGGAATGGACCTACGCATCGATCCTGAAGAAGGCCGGCTACAACACCTTCTTCGCCGGCAAGTGGCACTTGGGTGAAGACGACTACGCGATGCCAACCGCTCACGGTTTTGACGTGATGCGGAACGCATTCCTGTATCACCTGAACGCCTACACGTACCCGCTGGAATCGTTCAACCCATCGATGGAACCGGAGCTTCGCGAAGCGTTCGCAAAGATCACCACTGGGATCCTCGACGGCGAAGCCGGCAAACCAGCTCGCGAAGTGGCCAAGGTCACCGACGACAACATTGCCGAAATCGATGTGATGACCACGAAGGCATCGATCGAGTATCTCGAGAAGTTTGCCAAGGAAGACAAGCCGTTCCTGATGAGCATCAACTTCGCCAAGAACCACCAACCGAACCTTCCCGCCGAAGGCTACGAACTGAAGTCGCCTGCCAAGAGCAAGTACGGTGACTGCGTCGTTGAGCTGGACGACAACATCGGCAAGATCATGGACAAGATCCGTGAACTCGGCATCGATGACAACACGTTGGTGTTCTACACCGTCGACAATGGTGCGTGGCAAGACGTGCACCCCGACGCTGGATACACACCATTTCGCGGCAGCAAAGGAACCGCTCGCGAAGGCGGACACCGTGTCCCGGCGATCGCTTGGTGGCCTGGCAAGATCAAACCTGACACGGACTCGCACGAAATCGTCGGTGGCCTCGATATGCTCGCCACGTTCGCTTCGGTCGCTGGAATTGAACTGCCCAAACAAGACCGCGAAGGCGAACCGATCGTCTTCGATAGCCAGGACATGACACCGCTTCTGACCGGCAAGGCAGACGAGTGGACTCGCAACAAGTGGTACTACTTCACCGAATCGGACCTCTCACCCGATGCGATTCGTTTCGGCAAATGGAAGGCCGTCTTCAACCAACGTGGTGACAACGGTGCCCAGGCCGGCAGCGACGCCCCCGGGGCCGAATTGGGATGGCGTGGACCGCAGAAGTATGCAGCCACCGTCCCCGCGGTCTATGATCTATGGCAAGACCCCCAGGAGCGTTATGACTTGTTCATGAACAGCTTCACCGAAAAAACCTGGACGATGGTTCTGTTCAACAAAGCGACCAGCGAGTTGATGCAAACCTATGAGAAAAATCCACCGCGTAAGCTTCAAAGTGAAACGTACACCGGCCCCATGACGATCGAGCGGTTCCGCAAGGTCGACGAAATCAAATCGCTGCTGAAGAAGAAAGGCATCGATTTGAAAGAGCTGCAAGACTGA
- a CDS encoding cyclic nucleotide-binding and patatin-like phospholipase domain-containing protein, translating to MQNDSEGAFDERIIVELKRLPWCQRLSDSAIADIAAVGEYVHLKEGDIVHLADQTLTSVFFVVDGRLLASVMDRFGNCVLERELTRGTAFGLLSIAQPDQASTNVVATEPTTGIRLGIAALAKLASTHTDLQMNLYRLAGNIARQIVMVDRTKPQPKRVSIVHQSPACRQLTPALLKRLKQLDETLCVLGDDPEWHPVEDVPFRLLFVDGKLIGEHERQTQLDEWSDIGRIFIDLDAQHEQLQLVRLMSVADRVLWCVQPSDAHAALKIIKSLQSLVAGWREKICLVWLLDDDTTIPPYFPEVADLVERDFKISFAKAAPNQGGLLPSGVERIVHHLRGIQIGIALGGGAARGMAHLGVLKVLEDNGIYVDMMAGTSAGAMTGVLYSSGMSVDYTIESFKKDLRLPWYFRCLPGGSYWYLLVKYRRGQFAPMLRKYLGDTRLEQLPLPICTVTVDLVRGRPVVREVGDAVRCILESINIPGFSVPIVGDGEALIDGGIVNNIPADVLVDKGCNFVIASSVTAKLEAEFAGICADQPGKTRTSLSVLNVLMRASMVQNFNMNSVGVQPADFIIEPDVTAFDLSEFERTDELAAVGESSTSEVLEILKQQLSKLDNKLFPWGS from the coding sequence ATGCAGAACGATAGCGAGGGAGCGTTCGATGAACGGATCATTGTCGAACTGAAGCGATTGCCCTGGTGCCAGCGTTTAAGTGATTCAGCCATCGCTGACATTGCGGCGGTGGGCGAGTATGTCCATTTGAAAGAAGGTGACATCGTTCATCTCGCCGATCAGACATTGACCTCCGTTTTCTTTGTCGTCGATGGACGCCTGCTTGCCTCCGTCATGGATCGGTTCGGAAACTGCGTCCTCGAACGCGAATTGACCCGAGGTACTGCGTTCGGCTTGCTTTCGATCGCACAGCCCGACCAAGCAAGCACCAATGTGGTCGCGACCGAGCCAACCACAGGAATCCGGCTAGGCATTGCAGCACTTGCGAAACTCGCGAGCACACACACTGACCTGCAGATGAACCTCTATCGGCTGGCTGGCAACATCGCTCGTCAGATCGTGATGGTGGACCGAACCAAACCGCAACCCAAGCGGGTGAGCATCGTTCATCAATCTCCCGCCTGTCGTCAGCTAACGCCCGCGTTACTAAAGCGACTCAAACAGTTGGATGAAACGCTGTGTGTCTTGGGCGATGACCCGGAATGGCATCCCGTCGAAGACGTTCCGTTTCGCTTGCTGTTTGTTGATGGGAAATTGATTGGCGAACACGAGCGTCAAACGCAGCTGGATGAGTGGTCGGATATCGGTCGCATCTTTATCGACCTGGATGCCCAACATGAGCAATTACAACTGGTTCGCTTGATGAGCGTCGCGGACCGCGTGTTGTGGTGTGTCCAACCCAGTGACGCTCACGCCGCGCTGAAAATTATCAAGTCATTGCAATCGCTGGTCGCCGGTTGGCGTGAAAAAATCTGCTTGGTTTGGTTGCTCGACGACGACACGACGATTCCGCCCTATTTCCCCGAAGTCGCCGATCTCGTTGAACGCGATTTCAAAATCTCATTTGCGAAAGCAGCACCGAATCAGGGAGGACTACTTCCATCGGGAGTGGAACGGATCGTTCACCATCTTCGCGGGATTCAAATCGGAATCGCTCTTGGCGGTGGAGCCGCCCGTGGCATGGCTCATCTGGGCGTATTGAAAGTGCTTGAAGACAACGGCATCTATGTCGACATGATGGCGGGCACAAGCGCCGGTGCAATGACAGGTGTCCTCTACTCGTCTGGCATGAGCGTCGACTACACCATCGAAAGTTTCAAGAAAGACCTGCGTCTGCCGTGGTACTTTCGATGTTTGCCAGGCGGTAGTTATTGGTACTTGTTAGTCAAATACAGAAGAGGCCAATTCGCTCCCATGCTGCGCAAGTATCTCGGCGACACGCGGCTGGAACAATTGCCGCTTCCGATTTGTACCGTGACCGTCGATTTGGTTCGCGGTAGGCCGGTCGTCCGAGAAGTGGGCGATGCGGTACGATGTATCCTCGAAAGCATCAACATTCCGGGTTTTTCGGTGCCAATCGTGGGCGATGGCGAGGCCTTGATCGATGGCGGTATCGTCAACAACATTCCGGCAGACGTCTTGGTCGATAAAGGATGCAATTTTGTGATCGCCTCAAGCGTAACGGCGAAGTTAGAAGCTGAGTTCGCTGGGATTTGTGCTGATCAACCGGGCAAGACACGGACTTCGCTTTCGGTCTTGAACGTGCTGATGCGAGCCAGCATGGTGCAAAACTTCAACATGAACTCCGTCGGAGTTCAGCCTGCCGATTTTATCATTGAACCTGATGTCACAGCGTTTGATCTATCCGAATTCGAGCGCACCGATGAATTGGCTGCGGTAGGTGAAAGCTCAACAAGTGAGGTGCTGGAGATTTTAAAACAACAACTGTCCAAGTTGGATAACAAGTTGTTTCCGTGGGGATCGTAG
- a CDS encoding response regulator transcription factor — MQHRATIAVIDNDESIRTALRRLLQTSGYSVETFASADEFLDAASSEKPDCLLLDMRLGGTTGLQLQQMLLDGERFIPTVFLTSQEDHLSRHAAMQAGAFDVLRKPIDAEVLLDSIHNAIERA; from the coding sequence ATGCAACATCGCGCGACCATTGCCGTGATTGACAACGATGAGTCAATCCGCACTGCCTTGCGCCGTTTGTTGCAAACGAGTGGTTACAGCGTGGAAACGTTTGCGTCGGCGGATGAATTCTTGGACGCGGCGAGTTCAGAAAAACCAGATTGCTTGCTATTGGACATGCGACTCGGCGGGACAACGGGGTTGCAGTTGCAACAGATGCTGCTCGATGGCGAGCGGTTCATTCCAACGGTTTTCCTGACTTCCCAAGAAGATCACTTGTCGCGACATGCGGCGATGCAGGCGGGGGCGTTTGACGTGCTCCGCAAACCGATCGATGCCGAAGTGCTTCTCGATTCCATTCACAACGCGATTGAGCGTGCGTGA
- a CDS encoding HAD family hydrolase — protein sequence MRLNFCAFLVASGAAMLTGSLTAAADDPLPSWNETATKQSIVAFVEKVTQPGSPDFVPADERVATFDNDGTLWSEQPYYFQLAFALDRVKAMAPDHPEWNTKQPFQGVLEGDLKAVMAGGKKSLIEIVAATHAGMTADEFEQIVTEWISTAKHPQTGRLYKEMVYQPMLELLAYLRANDFKTFIVSGGGIEFMRPWTEATYGIPPEQVVGSSIQSRYEVRDGKPVIVRLPEIDFIDDKEGKPIGIHTHIGRRPIFAAGNSDGDWAMLQYTTIGRSPSFGLIVHHTDADREWAYDRESHIGQLDKALDDAEQKGWTVVDMKQDWKVIYPAK from the coding sequence ATGAGACTCAACTTCTGTGCCTTCCTCGTCGCGTCTGGCGCGGCAATGCTGACCGGTTCGCTGACCGCGGCGGCGGACGATCCACTTCCCTCGTGGAACGAGACAGCAACCAAGCAGTCGATTGTGGCTTTCGTCGAGAAGGTCACCCAACCAGGTTCGCCAGACTTCGTCCCCGCGGATGAACGGGTCGCGACGTTTGACAACGACGGCACGCTGTGGAGCGAACAGCCGTACTACTTCCAACTTGCGTTCGCACTCGACCGGGTCAAAGCAATGGCACCGGATCACCCCGAGTGGAATACCAAACAACCGTTTCAGGGTGTGTTGGAAGGTGACCTGAAAGCGGTCATGGCTGGTGGCAAAAAGTCATTGATCGAGATCGTTGCCGCCACGCACGCGGGCATGACGGCGGACGAGTTTGAGCAGATTGTCACCGAGTGGATCTCCACCGCGAAGCATCCCCAGACCGGGCGTCTGTACAAGGAAATGGTTTATCAGCCGATGTTGGAATTGCTCGCGTACTTGCGAGCCAACGATTTCAAAACCTTCATCGTTTCGGGCGGCGGCATCGAGTTCATGCGGCCATGGACGGAAGCGACCTACGGCATCCCGCCGGAACAGGTTGTCGGCAGCAGCATCCAGTCGCGATATGAGGTTCGCGATGGCAAACCGGTGATCGTTCGCTTGCCCGAAATTGACTTCATCGACGACAAAGAAGGCAAGCCAATTGGCATCCATACGCACATCGGCCGTCGGCCCATTTTCGCGGCCGGCAACTCCGACGGCGACTGGGCGATGCTTCAGTACACAACGATCGGTCGTTCACCGAGTTTCGGTTTGATCGTGCATCACACCGACGCGGACCGAGAATGGGCATACGATCGCGAATCGCACATCGGCCAACTCGACAAAGCCCTCGATGATGCCGAGCAGAAAGGCTGGACGGTGGTGGACATGAAGCAGGACTGGAAGGTCATCTATCCAGCGAAGTAA
- a CDS encoding DUF1214 domain-containing protein translates to MKNPTRFIVALVAVIACTTVPPSALAQAVQESYLGKLEFQGQTITKETAELLHRRLLQQRATQLVTWAMPMMNFETLYPALHSNFETSNGLDLSDTDIVFGLYDGYDGVYPYMTANVTTPYTIAMSDLSKTGPVVVDLPPGAIYGVVDNAWMQPIHEINGKPGKLLLVGPGQNYPKNFDGKIIQSDTFRVVYFYRALGTGDEAKKLRTAVKAYELSDADNPPETKFVKYEPKSGDKVALNTQPRDMRFWELVNTYVQREPMADRDRFFYAWLKDLGIEKGKPFKPTAQQKEILQQGLDVGMAMSQAISFNKNREMFPTALYGKDSGFEDAMAGMNPKIDLPTYSQFNERASYGFEATTTSAGMVSRVAGEGSAYLGSYYDADGNALMGGNHYKLHVGPNPPAANFWSVTVYDIENRLIIRNEIKRSDRSSRTEGLIKNDDGSVDLHFGPTAPEGKEVNWVQTNIGQSFFVYLRLYGPEQAYFDQTFPMSMIEQVR, encoded by the coding sequence ATGAAAAACCCAACACGATTCATCGTTGCTCTTGTTGCAGTTATCGCCTGCACCACCGTGCCGCCGAGTGCTTTGGCTCAAGCGGTTCAAGAAAGCTATCTGGGCAAACTTGAATTCCAAGGCCAGACCATTACCAAAGAGACGGCGGAGCTTTTGCATCGCCGGCTTCTTCAGCAGCGGGCCACTCAACTGGTGACGTGGGCGATGCCGATGATGAATTTCGAAACGCTTTATCCGGCCCTGCACAGCAATTTTGAGACCTCCAACGGGTTGGATCTGTCTGATACCGACATTGTCTTTGGCCTCTATGACGGTTATGACGGCGTCTATCCCTACATGACCGCGAACGTGACCACCCCTTACACGATCGCAATGTCGGACCTGTCGAAGACCGGGCCTGTGGTCGTTGACCTGCCGCCCGGGGCGATCTACGGCGTGGTCGATAACGCGTGGATGCAGCCCATCCACGAGATTAATGGCAAGCCGGGAAAACTGTTGCTGGTTGGGCCGGGACAGAACTACCCCAAGAACTTCGATGGAAAAATCATCCAATCCGACACCTTCCGAGTGGTCTACTTCTACCGTGCGCTCGGCACTGGGGATGAGGCCAAGAAACTTCGGACAGCCGTGAAGGCCTATGAATTGTCGGACGCCGACAATCCGCCGGAAACGAAGTTCGTCAAGTATGAACCCAAATCGGGCGACAAGGTCGCGCTGAATACCCAGCCGCGCGACATGCGGTTCTGGGAACTGGTGAACACCTATGTTCAGCGTGAACCGATGGCGGATCGCGACCGCTTCTTCTATGCGTGGCTGAAGGACCTCGGAATCGAAAAAGGAAAACCGTTCAAGCCGACTGCTCAGCAGAAAGAGATTCTGCAGCAAGGTCTGGACGTTGGCATGGCCATGTCGCAAGCGATCTCCTTCAACAAAAACAGGGAGATGTTCCCGACAGCACTCTATGGCAAGGATTCCGGTTTTGAAGACGCGATGGCCGGGATGAATCCGAAAATTGATCTGCCGACGTACTCCCAATTCAACGAGCGGGCATCCTACGGTTTCGAGGCGACCACCACGTCGGCCGGTATGGTCTCGCGAGTGGCAGGCGAAGGCTCAGCCTATCTGGGCAGTTACTACGATGCCGACGGCAATGCATTGATGGGAGGCAACCACTACAAGCTCCACGTCGGCCCCAATCCTCCGGCAGCCAACTTCTGGTCGGTGACCGTCTATGACATCGAGAATCGATTGATCATCCGCAACGAAATCAAACGGTCGGACCGTTCTTCCCGCACGGAAGGTCTGATCAAGAACGACGACGGATCGGTGGATCTGCACTTCGGTCCAACGGCGCCCGAGGGCAAAGAAGTGAATTGGGTCCAGACCAACATAGGCCAGTCCTTCTTCGTCTACCTGAGGCTCTATGGCCCCGAGCAAGCCTACTTCGACCAAACGTTCCCGATGAGCATGATTGAGCAAGTGCGATAG
- a CDS encoding sensor histidine kinase — MFGLRTRIGCRDRNALALTALALAFYQFVPAIASEADDAKTRNVIVVYSYGDVLPANEIVDRVLRDRLQVSGQYRVDVYNEYLDIARFPGKENLERTRSLLKEKYADRKVDLVVAGGSEALDFLVESRDSLFADVPLISTCVGQERIASDPRLNEIPGIPIRLELMPTLDLAIGLQPKAKQLFVITGASQLDLNWQVSTAEQLRESGYDQRFEVTYLSGLPMDELIRRVQVLPRDAIVLFLLCMQDGEGEHFFSPDVVEQLSAVSPSPLYGIYNTYHGRGIVGGHFATFEGLANSTAKLALQILDGNQEAVPDVSQTPALNHLDWRQLRHWGLNQSRVPEGSVVAFRELTAWERYPGRILAAITLILLQAALIAVLLIQIRRRRKAEQLQLASQETSRRQRDELARVNRVATVGELSTSIAHEVNQPLSAIVSNAQAAIRLLQQTPPDTDEVAAALKDIAGDGNRAAGILNHVRSLAKKEHPTRELVDLNEIVQDVLELVAPDSISRGITIKQDLDNGLPRVEGDKVGLQQLILNLLINAAQAMTGTPPDAKQVTVRTSVEGGSVTLRVCDQGIGLDDESLQQVFHPFFTTRTGGIGMGLSISQSIVESHQGRIWVTQNPTRGVTFHVQLPGVCNTTD, encoded by the coding sequence ATGTTTGGATTGAGAACTCGGATTGGTTGTCGCGATCGAAACGCGTTAGCGCTGACCGCGTTGGCGTTGGCGTTCTACCAATTCGTTCCGGCTATCGCGAGCGAAGCGGACGATGCGAAGACGCGGAACGTCATCGTCGTCTACTCTTACGGCGACGTTCTGCCTGCGAACGAGATCGTTGATCGGGTGCTGCGAGACAGGCTTCAGGTCAGCGGTCAGTATCGCGTGGACGTCTACAACGAGTATCTGGATATCGCACGTTTCCCGGGCAAGGAAAACCTGGAACGGACACGCTCGCTGCTCAAGGAGAAGTACGCGGACCGAAAGGTTGATCTCGTCGTCGCGGGCGGCTCAGAAGCGTTGGACTTTTTGGTCGAGAGTCGCGATTCGTTGTTTGCCGACGTGCCTCTGATTTCCACGTGCGTGGGGCAGGAGCGGATTGCGAGCGATCCTCGTTTGAATGAGATCCCCGGCATTCCGATCCGTTTGGAATTGATGCCCACGTTGGATCTGGCGATCGGGTTGCAGCCAAAGGCAAAGCAATTGTTTGTCATCACCGGTGCTTCTCAATTGGACCTGAATTGGCAGGTCTCCACGGCCGAGCAATTGCGAGAATCGGGATACGATCAACGATTCGAGGTGACGTATCTGAGTGGTTTGCCGATGGACGAGTTGATCCGCCGTGTCCAGGTGTTGCCTCGTGATGCCATCGTTCTGTTTCTGCTTTGCATGCAAGACGGCGAGGGAGAGCATTTCTTTTCGCCTGACGTTGTCGAACAATTGTCGGCGGTTTCTCCTTCGCCTCTGTACGGCATTTACAACACGTATCACGGACGAGGGATTGTTGGTGGCCACTTTGCGACGTTCGAGGGTTTGGCGAACAGCACTGCGAAGCTAGCGTTGCAGATTTTGGATGGGAACCAAGAGGCAGTGCCAGACGTTTCGCAGACGCCCGCTCTGAACCATCTCGATTGGCGTCAACTGCGACACTGGGGGCTGAACCAATCGCGTGTTCCCGAGGGCAGCGTCGTTGCGTTTCGTGAGTTGACCGCGTGGGAGCGTTACCCCGGACGGATCCTCGCGGCGATCACGTTGATCTTGCTGCAGGCAGCACTGATCGCAGTGTTGTTGATTCAAATCCGTCGTCGGCGCAAAGCGGAACAGTTGCAGTTGGCCAGCCAAGAGACCAGCCGCCGACAGCGAGATGAATTGGCGAGGGTGAATCGCGTTGCGACCGTCGGCGAACTGTCCACGTCCATCGCTCATGAGGTGAACCAACCCTTGTCCGCGATCGTCAGCAACGCGCAAGCCGCAATCCGACTGCTGCAACAGACACCGCCTGATACCGACGAAGTCGCCGCGGCTCTGAAGGACATCGCAGGGGACGGGAATCGTGCCGCCGGCATTCTGAACCATGTCCGTTCGCTCGCCAAAAAAGAACACCCCACTCGTGAACTCGTCGATCTGAATGAGATCGTTCAGGACGTGCTCGAGCTGGTCGCCCCGGACTCAATCAGCCGCGGCATCACAATCAAACAGGACCTCGACAACGGACTGCCACGCGTCGAAGGAGACAAGGTCGGGCTGCAGCAATTGATCCTCAATCTATTGATCAACGCAGCCCAAGCGATGACGGGAACGCCACCGGACGCCAAGCAGGTGACCGTGCGGACGAGCGTCGAGGGCGGATCGGTTACCCTCCGCGTGTGCGACCAAGGGATTGGGCTTGATGACGAATCGTTGCAGCAGGTTTTTCATCCATTCTTCACAACGCGGACCGGAGGGATCGGCATGGGGTTGTCGATCAGCCAGTCCATCGTGGAATCGCATCAGGGTCGGATTTGGGTCACGCAGAACCCGACGCGGGGGGTCACCTTTCACGTCCAACTGCCGGGCGTTTGCAACACAACAGACTGA